A stretch of Carya illinoinensis cultivar Pawnee chromosome 14, C.illinoinensisPawnee_v1, whole genome shotgun sequence DNA encodes these proteins:
- the LOC122293226 gene encoding uncharacterized protein LOC122293226, with the protein MNLWFLGGFPWFRGQPSNDMVTTLNSTSALVQQSKQKDCFGIKLWGWSLLSLFPSAINARDRIQTPATVNRGLKRRARPPGAVENGGKVVPLRFRPYVSKVPWHKGVRAFLSQLFPRYGHYCGPNWSSGKDHGSPIWDQRPIDWLDFCCYCHDIGYDTHDQAKLLQADLAFLECLERPNMSTKGDPQIAVLYKTMCITGLKNILLPYRSHLVKLQSGQPLIDFGWMSNVKWRSWNFQKSSR; encoded by the exons ATGAATTTATGGTTCCTCGGTGGTTTCCCATGGTTTAGGGGCCAACCTAGCAATGATATGGTGACAACTCTGAATTCCACGAGTGCCCTTGTCCAACAATCTAAACAGAAAGATTGCTTTGGTATCAAGTTGTGGGGATGGTCCTTGCTTTCATTGTTTCCCTCGGCAATCAATGCTAGAGATAGAATTCAAACACCGGCCACTGTTAATAGAGGATTAAAGAGGCGAGCGCGACCTCCTGGGGCTGTTGAAAATGGTGGCAAAGTTGTGCCTTTGCGCTTTAGACCATATGTTTCAAAGGTTCCATGGCATAAAGGTGTAAGAGCATTTCTTTCACAATTATTTCCTCGATATGGGCATTATTGTGGACctaattggtccagtggaaaaGATCATGGATCTCCAATTTGGGACCAGCGGCCAATTGATTGGTTGGACTTCTGCTGCTACTGCCATGATATTGGTTATGACACTCATGATCAGGCCAAGCTACTTCAGGCCGACTTGGCGTTTCTCGAGTGTTTGGAGAGACCAAATATGAGTACAAAAGGAGATCCTCAGATTGCAGTTCTTTATAAGACGATGTGCATTACAG GTCTCAAGAATATACTACTACCTTATAGAAGCCACCTTGTTAAGCTGCAGTCTGGGCAACCTTTGATTGATTTTGGATGGATGAGCAACGTAAAATGGAGAAGTTGGAATTTTCAGAAGAGTTCAAGATAA